The genomic segment gATGGGTGAataggtctgtgactgtgaagcgctttgggccttcgaaggagggtagaacgcgctatacaagtatacgccatttaccattacACTCAACTACCGCGAATCTGCGATCTTGGATGTTATGAATATTCGTAGTCAAATTTTTGAAAGCTGATCCAAGTACTCAAATACTCGTTACTACCCTATATAAAATGCAGCtgaaaacatcttaaatgtgaaataatatTAGAAATTAAGTATTAATGTTCACCTTTTTGAAGACAGCAAAGACAGAAGAACGCTGCTGACTCTCTGCTCCATGACTCATGATCTTCCCGTTGGCCTCCAAGTCTTTCTTCTCAGAGCTCTGTACTTTTTGGTCTTTGAAAtatcaaacaaaccaaaaaaacgttaaaaaaaaaactcacttaaTCATAAGCTCAAAGTGAGAAGATGCTTGAACTAAACTGACCTGAGCTGATGAGCTCCTGCGATGCCTCCACTTCATTGGATTGACTTCTATTCAGATAAAAACGTGCAAATTCCTAAAAAGAATATAACAGAATATGGCACATAAGGTACAGTTCCAccttcaaaatgtttattttatatcttttaatGTTGATTTAATTGAAGCAGCATGGATTCCATGAGTGTGGTGTCCTCACCAGGCGTGGGAGCAGCATGTAACACAGCAAAGACAGCAGCGTGGCCAAACAGGGTGTGATGAAGTATCCCAGTGCTGCCGATTTTCTATCTGGATTACCTGCATACAAGCATTTAATTCACTCTACAACAAATGCAGTTTGTACTTCCCTTTTATACTTCTTCAACTGGAAAGGGGAAgcctatttttatgttttaatagtCTAATAACTTACTCAAATATAATGTGGGTccttaaaaatggtttaaaagttaatATCAGACATGTAAGGGCTTCCCACGGCCTCTGGTTGTCTTAGTATTCACCTGGTGAAATCTATAAATACGTCTGCTGTATAGTCAAAGAGTTTTGCCACAACTATCGAGACTCCTGAAGAATGATTTGAGCAACTCCCTAACATTTTTGCCTACTTATGGAACCggacagcagtggatgcagtttgctATATTCCAGTTGTTTGTGTTGAGTGTCTGTTTGTGTAAGGAGAGATCAAGGTGCCATGAACAGATACTTATCTTCCTGTTTATCTTAAATTCCTTCAGCTATATTCAAGAAGTGGTAACgctcagatgtttgttttgataTGCAAAAACCAAACTGACAGGATGTGAAACGTACTGAAGATGGAGCAGAGCATGGCGATTCCGGCAAAGATCCCCGCCAGACCCTGACCGCTCATGAACAGAGTGTTGTAGCGTGGAGGGAACTGGCTGACGACGCCAAACAAACTGCTCTGCAGAACAGCTCCAAACACTGGACAGAcgtacaaacaaacacacaatccTGTTAGGATTTTCCTATTTCCTATTGAATTCTATAGAGCTTCAGAACTTACTGTTGATGAACCAGATGGTCGCCATGGTGACGGAGAAAAAGGTGTCCGGCTGCATGTCTGCCTGGACCAGAGCGGCGGTGAGCgagaagaagatgaagatggCGACCATGCTGAAGGCCACGCGCACATGCTCCTTCACCCTGATGGAGACACCAACAGAACCCTTTTGAGGACCTTCTGCTGTCCACTCAAAGATCTGAACCAGACGTTTGTGCTGGTAACATAACATATTCCCGACTTTAGAGGGGTGTCGATAGGGACCAAAGCACAGAGTGGTCAACAGGGGGCGACAGAGCTCACCAAACACTCTCCACTAACATGATTTTTCCAGCTTCCCACACTCACCACTGGTACAGGAAAGAGTTCAGCAGAGTGAAGAGCAGCAGGGGCAGCTGGGAGAGCAGAGCCATCCAGCTATCGTAGTTATAATCTTTTGACGCGTCCATCGTCGTTgcgtttctgctgctgctgctgttgttgttgagGCGTCCATTGAAATACTTAAAACAGAGTAAACATTTAGCATCTTTCAatgcaggaacaaaaaaaaacaaaaatgagaaatggGGGGAAAACTAACCTCTGATGCTGTGATGAAGAAGTTCCAGGGTAGAAGAGTTTCCAGACCCagaatgaagatgatgatggaaACAGCCTGACCTCTGTGGAGGCAAACAAACTCAGAAAATATTTCATCCTAATTAGGCTGAACGTTTCAGCGAAGCGGAACTCACCGATCAGAGGGAGGACTCTGCTTCTGTTCGTTCCTCATGTTTCTGCATCAAAGAAAACACTCAGATCAAATCTTTCTGTCTTTAATCCTGTTGTTTCTAAAGAGCTTTAAAGACTTACTccagtaaaaaatatgtttttggtgtttttaacatgttctcgtggcatttttctcatgatgggggacatttataaagacaataaagcataaaattgcatttctagagtatttctttatctgaatgagtggatgaaaaatgcaaaaaaattatgTCTCTATTTCATTctaaagcatccacttgcagataaatagatccatcttTTCCTAGatctgttttcctcatctgagctgacgtCTGAATCAAAACTCCAGTAAGTATCGGTCTCCATTTTTggtgcacctgtaatgttaggttggggttgtgaggggctgtaagctcacgagagagcatgtaaacagagggatgatgggaaataggggcaggcttactgtCTGCCCATGAATAAGAGGCAAATTTTTGATGAAATTTTgccaccctgcagaaactatgtcctaaacaAGACATGTTTATTGCTTTTGAAAAACAGCATGATCATAATGACcatgggaacgcttttaaaacagatcaaacgaTGATTGGACAAATACTAAttctctaaaaaatattttacaacacaaaaaataaaagttatccAGTAAAtctataaagtttattttaaaaaggatcagaaaaaacattgttttttttttcttcatcgtCACTAGAACCGTATGTCATAATGGATCCAGgctattattactattattagtTGATGAGCTACTAACAAATAATTTCCCAGtttaaaaatagggaaaaacAAATCTAAGTAATAGTTACATCACCTCCCAATTTTATATCTGAAAAATCCTATTGATTATTTATgttattgattattttaagtgtatttttagtgttatttattattgttcttTAATGGAGTTATGGTAACAAGGTAATATCCtctttgtgggatcaataaagttttattctattaggaatttttgttttcactgattttttttttttagaaaattctgCTTCTC from the Oryzias melastigma strain HK-1 linkage group LG1, ASM292280v2, whole genome shotgun sequence genome contains:
- the LOC112157522 gene encoding equilibrative nucleoside transporter 2, producing MRNEQKQSPPSDRGQAVSIIIFILGLETLLPWNFFITASEYFNGRLNNNSSSSRNATTMDASKDYNYDSWMALLSQLPLLLFTLLNSFLYQWVKEHVRVAFSMVAIFIFFSLTAALVQADMQPDTFFSVTMATIWFINMFGAVLQSSLFGVVSQFPPRYNTLFMSGQGLAGIFAGIAMLCSIFSNPDRKSAALGYFITPCLATLLSLLCYMLLPRLEFARFYLNRSQSNEVEASQELISSDQKVQSSEKKDLEANGKIMSHGAESQQRSSVFAVFKKIWVMALCVTWIFAVTLAVFPVITVRVQTVYVGSKWADVFTCVCCFIVFYVMDLLGRVAPSFMQWPSKESPLFPVVVFLRVIFIPLIMMCNIKDSKWTVFFKHDSFFVVIMALFSFTNGYLACLCMSYAPQFVRCKDCETAGSLMTFFLALGLALGAGFSFLLGKLV